A window of the Rhineura floridana isolate rRhiFlo1 chromosome 13, rRhiFlo1.hap2, whole genome shotgun sequence genome harbors these coding sequences:
- the MAF gene encoding transcription factor Maf, protein MASELALNGSDLPTSPLAMEYVNDFDLMKFEVKKEPVETDRIISQCGRLIAGGSLSSTPMSTPCSSVPPSPSFSAPSPGSGGSDQKTHLEDYYWMTGYPQQLNPEALGFSPEDAVEALINNSSHHQLQSAAAFDGYARGQQLAAAAAAAATAAAGPGGSMQHDEMGSAAAVVSAVIAAAQQQQQNGGGGGAPHYHHHHHPAGHHHHHHHPQPGSVQSSASSSSSASSSNSSSSSTGGGGGGLHHQHHGGGLHFDDRFSDEQLVTMSVRELNRQLRGVSKEEVIRLKQKRRTLKNRGYAQSCRFKRVQQRHVLESEKNQLLQQVEHLKQEISRLVRERDAYKEKYEKLVSSGFRENGSSSDNPSSPEFFM, encoded by the coding sequence ATGGCATCCGAGCTGGCCCTGAACGGCTCCGACCTGCCCACCAGTCCCTTGGCCATGGAATATGTTAATGACTTCGATCTGATGAAGTTTGAAGTGAAAAAGGAGCCGGTGGAGACCGACCGCATTATCAGCCAGTGCGGCCGCTTGATCGCCGGGGGATCGCTCTCTTCCACCCCGATGAGCACGCCCTGCAGCTCGGTGCCTCCGTCGCCCAGCTTCTCGGCGCCCAGCCCGGGCTCCGGCGGCAGCGACCAGAAGACCCACTTGGAAGACTACTACTGGATGACCGGTTACCCGCAGCAGCTCAACCCGGAGGCGCTGGGCTTCAGCCCGGAAGACGCCGTGGAAGCGCTCATCAACAACAGCAGCCACCACCAGCTCCAGAGCGCGGCCGCCTTCGATGGCTATGCTAGAGGGCAGCAGTTGGCCGCGGCCGCTGCCGCGGCCGCCACCGCGGCCGCCGGCCCGGGGGGATCCATGCAGCACGACGAGATGGGCTCGGCCGCCGCCGTGGTCTCGGCGGTGATAGCGGcggctcagcagcagcagcaaaacggcggcggcggcggcgcgccccattaccaccaccaccaccacccggccggccaccaccaccaccaccaccacccccagcccGGCAGCGTGCAGTCGtcggccagcagcagcagcagcgccagcagtagcaacagcagcagcagcagcaccggaGGCGGAGGCGGGGGTCTTCACCACCAGCACCACGGCGGCGGCTTGCATTTCGACGACCGCTTCTCCGACGAGCAGCTGGTAACCATGTCAGTGAGGGAACTCAACCGGCAGCTGCGCGGCGTCAGCAAGGAAGAGGTGATCCGGCTGAAACAGAAGCGGCGGACCCTCAAAAACCGGGGCTACGCGCAGTCCTGCCGCTTCAAGAGGGTCCAGCAGCGGCACGTCTTGGAATCCGAGAAGAACCAGCTCCTCCAGCAAGTGGAGCACCTCAAGCAAGAGATCTCCAGGCTGGTCCGAGAGAGGGACGCCTACAAGGAAAAATATGAGAAGTTGGTCAGCAGCGGCTTCAGAGAAAACGGCTCCAGCAGCGACAACCCATCCTCGCCAGAGTTTTTCATGTGA